The genomic region TCGTGGCCGGCCAGGCAACCGCAAGCTCGACGAAGGACTAGCGTTACGCGCCTTGACCACTATTCGAGAGCGTTACGCCGATTTCGGGCCGACGTTGGCCTGCGAGAAGCTGTGGGAATGCCATGGCATTCGGCTGGCCAAGGAAACGGTCAGGAAGCTGATGACGGACGCTGGCTTGTGGATTCCACGTCGGCAGCGTCCGCCGAAGGTTTATCAGCCGCGAGCGCGCCGGGCGTGTCTGGGTGAACTGATCCAGATCGATGGTTGCGATCATCGGTGGTTCGAGGAACGGGCGCCGGCCTGCACGCTGCTGGTGTACGTGGACGACGCGACGAGCCGGCTGATGATGCTGCACTTCACGCAGACCGAGTCGACGTTCAGCTACTTCGAGGCCACGCGAGCGTATCTGGAGCGCTACGGCAAGCCGGTGGCGTTCTACAGCGACAAGTACAGCGTGTTCCGCAATACGAGCGCCAGCAAGACAGGCCAAAGCGTGACGCACTTCGGTCGGGCGATGTACGAGCTGAACATTGACACGTTCTGCGCGAACAGCAGCTCGGCCAAGGGACGTGTCGAGCGAGCGCACTTGACGCTGCAGGATCGGTTCGTCAAGGAGTTGAGACTGCGCGGCATCAGCACGGTGGCCGACGCGAACGCTTACGCGCCCTCCTTCATGGCCATGTATAACGAGCGCTTCGCGAAGCCACCGAAGAGCGGCTTTGATGCGCATCGACCGCTGCGGTCCGACGAGGATCTGGATCTGCTGCTGACCTGGCGCGAGACACGCCGGGTCACGAAGGCGCTGACGGTGCAGTACGACCGGGTGCTCTATCTGCTGGACGATACGCCGGGGAATCGGGCGTGGATACATCGTGACATCGAGGTGTGGGAGTACCCGGACGGACGCATCGAGCTTCGGGCGGCTGGCCAGCTACTGTCGGCACAATCCTACGATCGGCTGGCCGAGGTGGATCAAGGCGCGATCGTGGATCACAAGCGCCTGAGCCATGCGTTGCAGGTGGCACAAGCGTTTCAGGCGCAGCGCGACAGCCGGCGGATCGGCACTGCGCCGTCGCGAACGCATCGGGGGCTGCCGGTGCGGGCAAATGAAGCGCAACCCGGCACGAAGAAACCTCGCCGGTTCACGGTGACTGACATGGAAGCCGCGATTCTGGAAGTTGCGTCAAAAGCAGAAACTGAGCGGCGGTCTGCCAAGGCCCGCGGGTGAGCGTAAGCGCCCTGCTGCTTCAGGCTCGGCGCTTCAACGCTGAAGGACGGAAAGGCCGATGAAACATGCGACATCTGTATTTAGCTGGCACTACGACATCTGAATCCGGGTATGACATTAATTGTAGTAGCTAAGTTCAAATGTCCGTTCGGGACGTGCGGCCGTACGGCCGTACGGCTGAACCTGAACGTGCGCCAGGTGGAACGGCTGGTCATCAGGTATCGAGAGCACGGACCTGGCGGCTTTGCTCCAGGCCCGACGGCGCCGTACACGCATGCCGCACGCGGTCGCCCTAATGCGCGGTGCGCCGCAACATCGTCGTGTCGTAACCGAGCGCCCGCACCCGTTCGACGAGCGCCGCGACCTGTTCAGCGGAAGGCTTCGCATCGCGCGTCAGGATCCACAGGAACCGCCCCGACGGTTCACCGACGATCGACCACGCGTAGTCGTCGGCGCGATCGAGCACCCAGTAATCGCCGAAGAAGAACGGCCCGAAGAACGACACTTTCAGCTTTGCGCCGCCGCTGTCCGCCACGATCCTTGCGCGGCCGTCGGCGCTTCGCGCGCGGCCGTCCGGCCCGCCTTCGCGGCAGGTATTGCGCACGCCGACGAGACCGTCTTCCCGCTTCGCATAGTCGGCCGTCACGCCGTCGCATCCGCGCTCGAACCGGTTTTCATACCGCGCGAACTCGTACCATCTGCCGACGTAGCGATCGAGATCGACGGATTTCGCGGGTTGCGGAACGTGTGCATTCCCGCTGGGCCCGCCGGCGAGGCCTGCACATCCCGCCAGCACCAGGGCGGCGCCCGCCACGATCGCTCCCGCCGCCCACAGCGGTCGGCCAACGATACTTCGCTTCATTGCATGACTCTCCGGACACGAAACCCGGTCATTGTGCACGCAACCGACGGTAGTCGGCCGCATTCGCCGCACGTTGCGGCTGCCTGAATCCGCGCGGACGCGTCGCTCGTATCTGGTTGAAGAGATCACAGCGGGCGTTGCGCTGCACAACGTGCAGCGGACGTGCCACCGATCGTTCGATCACATGCATCCGGGAGTGCTATATTTCGCTCGACATTCACATCATGGCGATCCGCGCCATCCACTTCGCATGAGCGACACGCCAAGCGGTGCCAGCGGCTTCGATCAGTCAGCCCCTTCGCACGATGCCGATGCGGATGCCGCGCGCCGCGAACATCTGAATCGGGTGATGCTTCAGGCAGCAGCCGGCGATCAGGCGGCTTTCGCGGAGTTGTATCAGCTGACCGCGTCGCGGGTGTTCGGGACGATCGTGCGCATGCTTCACGATCACGGCGAAGCCGAGGATATCCTCCAGGAGGTCTACACGACCGCATGGCGCCGCATCGACACGTTCGACCCGACGCGCGGCGGCGCGATGACGTGGCTGATCACGCTGGCACGCAACAAGACGATCGACCGCTTGCGGCAGCATCGCGACGCGCAACTCGACGACGAACAGGCGCTTGAGCTTCCCGCCGATGATCCAACGCCCGCCGCGCTGGCGGAGGCCTCGCAGGAGCGCCAGCGCCTCGAGCGCTGCCTCGCGCAACTCGATCCGCAGCAGGGCCGCGCGGTGCGCGAGGCCTTCTTCAGCGGCGCGACCTACAGTGAGCTGGCAGCGCGACTGCGTGTGCCGCTCGGAACCATGAAGAGCTGGATCCGGCGCAGCCTGATGCAGCTGAAGGTGTGTCTGGAGCAATGAATACGCCGGCCGATCACGATCCCGAATTGCGCTGCGCCGAATACGCGCTCGGCGTGCTCGACGCAGACGCGCGCCGCGAGCTGGAGCAGGCCGCCGCGCGCGACCCGGCGTTGCAAGCCACGCTCGAGCGCTGGCAGCGCCACCTCGCCCCGCTCGCGGACGACGTCATGCCCGTCGACCCGCCCGCGCGAACCTGGACGAGGATCCAGCACCAACTGGGCTTCATCCCGCCGTCGCGCCCGCGCAGCGCCGCGCCATCCGACGGATGGTGGAACAACCTGAAACTGTGGCGCTGGGTCGGCATGGGCGCGAGCGTGGCGGCGCTCGGGCTGCTCACGGTCAACGTGATCCGGGTGGGCGAAGCGCCGCCGCGCCCCGCTGCCGAAGACAGCCACTACATGGCGGCCACGCTGGCACAAGCGGATGGCGTCGCACGGTGGACCGCCACGGTCGACTTGCGGCGTGCCCGGATGGTCGTGGTGCCCGCGAACACGCCGCCGGTCGCCGCGGACCGCTCGACGGAGCTCTGGCTGATTCCGCCGAATGCGAAGCCGATCTCGCTCGGCGTATTCGCGTCGAACGCACCAGCGTCGATGACGCTGCCGCAAGCGATCGTCGCGCGACTCGATGCACGCGCGGTGCTCGCCGTATCGCTCGAGCCTCACGGCGGCTCGCCGAGCGGCCAACCCACCGGGCCGGTGCTCGCCACCGGCGCGATGCACACCACTTGACGCGCGCAACGCGCGCTCGCCCTGTAAACGTAAAGCGCGGCGGCGTGCCGCCCGC from Burkholderia sp. HI2500 harbors:
- a CDS encoding anti-sigma factor, which produces MNTPADHDPELRCAEYALGVLDADARRELEQAAARDPALQATLERWQRHLAPLADDVMPVDPPARTWTRIQHQLGFIPPSRPRSAAPSDGWWNNLKLWRWVGMGASVAALGLLTVNVIRVGEAPPRPAAEDSHYMAATLAQADGVARWTATVDLRRARMVVVPANTPPVAADRSTELWLIPPNAKPISLGVFASNAPASMTLPQAIVARLDARAVLAVSLEPHGGSPSGQPTGPVLATGAMHTT
- a CDS encoding sigma-70 family RNA polymerase sigma factor, with the protein product MSDTPSGASGFDQSAPSHDADADAARREHLNRVMLQAAAGDQAAFAELYQLTASRVFGTIVRMLHDHGEAEDILQEVYTTAWRRIDTFDPTRGGAMTWLITLARNKTIDRLRQHRDAQLDDEQALELPADDPTPAALAEASQERQRLERCLAQLDPQQGRAVREAFFSGATYSELAARLRVPLGTMKSWIRRSLMQLKVCLEQ
- a CDS encoding lipocalin family protein, which translates into the protein MKRSIVGRPLWAAGAIVAGAALVLAGCAGLAGGPSGNAHVPQPAKSVDLDRYVGRWYEFARYENRFERGCDGVTADYAKREDGLVGVRNTCREGGPDGRARSADGRARIVADSGGAKLKVSFFGPFFFGDYWVLDRADDYAWSIVGEPSGRFLWILTRDAKPSAEQVAALVERVRALGYDTTMLRRTAH
- a CDS encoding ISNCY family transposase; the encoded protein is MQPAGLVTLTMRELDRLKVIQAVVDTGLKPGRAAERLGLSVRQVERLVIRYREHGPSGVASGRRGRPGNRKLDEGLALRALTTIRERYADFGPTLACEKLWECHGIRLAKETVRKLMTDAGLWIPRRQRPPKVYQPRARRACLGELIQIDGCDHRWFEERAPACTLLVYVDDATSRLMMLHFTQTESTFSYFEATRAYLERYGKPVAFYSDKYSVFRNTSASKTGQSVTHFGRAMYELNIDTFCANSSSAKGRVERAHLTLQDRFVKELRLRGISTVADANAYAPSFMAMYNERFAKPPKSGFDAHRPLRSDEDLDLLLTWRETRRVTKALTVQYDRVLYLLDDTPGNRAWIHRDIEVWEYPDGRIELRAAGQLLSAQSYDRLAEVDQGAIVDHKRLSHALQVAQAFQAQRDSRRIGTAPSRTHRGLPVRANEAQPGTKKPRRFTVTDMEAAILEVASKAETERRSAKARG